GCCAAGGGAGACTTCGGAGCTCTCATGGGCGGACTTGTTACCCACCAGATGATCGAAGCCTTTGCAATCTGCGGAACTCCAGAGGACTGCATGAAGAGAATTAAAGACCTTGAGGCAATTGGAGTAACCCAGATTGTCGCCGGATCCCCTATCGGTCCTGACAAAGAAAAAGCAATAAAGCTTATAGGTAAAGAGATCATTGCAAAGATGTAATTTCATTACATCCTGCAATAATTTTTTTAATTTATTCCGTTATACTTTTAAAAAAACCTTGCCAGTAAGGCAAGCTTATCGAGGCATTGGAGGTAACTGATTGCCACCAAAGATTGCAGAAGTCATTGAACATGACGTATGCGCAGCCTGTGGGGCATGCGAGGCCGTATGTCCCATTGGGGCTGTTTCCGTAAAGAAGGCGGCAGAAATTCGAGATCCGAACGATCTGAGCCTGTATGTAAAAGGAGCTGGATACCAGGTCTGTGAAGGTTGCTTAACCTGTAGCAGGATCTGTCCTGTAGTTGACGGTTTCATCGGAGACGAGCTTTCAAATGTCCGCACGTTCTTTGCCGCAAAATCCAAAGACAACATCGGCAGCCAGGACGGAGGCGTAACAAGCGGGATTCTCAAAACTCTTTTCAAGAAGGGTGAAATCGACTGTGCTGTAGGGATTACCCGAAACGAGAACTGGGAGCCTGAAGTCGTTCTTCTGACAAGTGCAGAAGACGTTGAAAGGACAAGAGGGACAAAATATACCTCTGACCCCGTAGTAGCAGCTCTCAGAGAAGCCTTCGAAAAGTACGACCGAATTGCAGTTGTCGGGGTACCCTGCCAGGCCCATGCTTCAAGGCTGATCCGGGAGAACGTAAACGAAAAGATTGTGCTCATTATCGGCCTGCTCTGCATGGAAAGTTTCCACCATGAGGTAATGCTTCATAAGATTATTCCCGAGATTATGAAGGTCAATGTCCAGGACATCTTGAAGATGGAATTCACAAAAGGTAAATTCTGGGTCTACACAAAGGATGGAGAAGTCCACTCTGTGCCGATCAAGGATGTTGCAAAATATGCAAGAAACCCCTGCCATCACTGCTGTGACTATACCTCTGTCTTTGCCGATATCTCTGTAGGCTCGGTCGGAGCTCCTGACGGATGGAACTCTGTTTTCATAAGGACTGAAATCGGGGAAAAGTATTTCGATAAGGTCCGTGATGAGATGGAGATTATGGAAGACCCCAAACCGGGTCTCGAACTTGTCGGAAAGCTTATCGAAATGAAGCGCAAGAACAATGCGGAACACTTCCTGGAAGTCTGCAAGGAATTCAGCTTTGAGACCGGGATCCGCAATGAAACGATCTGAAATCAGAAATTCATTTAAAATTTGAAACTCAATTCGAAAGAGGAACCCGGTACATATTCGAGGTTGGATCCGAATGACACGAGCTTTTTATATAGGACGTTTCCAGCCGTATCACTTCGGACACCATGCCGTAATTACGCGGATTGCAGAAGAGGTGGATGAACTGGTCATAGGCATAGGAAGTGCCCAGAAAAGCCATGAAGCCACCGACCCGTTTACTGCAGGGGAAAGGGTTCTTATGCTCTATAATGCGCTTGAGCACCTTCCTATCCGTCATTACGTCCTTCCTATCGAAGATGTCAGGTATAACTCTATCTGGGTTCACCACGTCGTATCCAGAACTCCTCGCTTTGACGTGGTGTACTCGAACAATCCTCTTGTCATTCAACTTTTCCGGGAAGCCGGATTTTGCGTTAAGGAATCTCCCCTTTATATCAGAGAAAGATATTCTGGTACTGAAATCAGAAGAAGGATGATTGAAGGAGAAAAGTGGGAGCATCTTGTTCCGAAACCGGTTGTGGAAGCAATAAAAGGCTTTGACGGAGTAACCCGGCTCAGGAATGTTTCTACAAGTGATAGCAACTTTTCTTTGTAATTCTTTTTAAACAATGATTTTTTTAGTTTCTCTTTTATCAGCTTTTTAGCAACACTTTCTTTCAGAACACCAAACTTCACGGCACCGAATCAATCCAGTCAAGGGAGCCTGGTGTGTATTCCTGCAGTTCTTCTTCTTTTCCGCTAAGAAGGTGGTCTATAATTCTTTCCACATCTCCAGCAGTCTCTTCTGCAGTCCTGCCAGTCGTATTTACTTCATAAACTCTGTCACACCATTCAAAAGCTTCCGCCAGGATCAAATCTATTGCTTCGGCTTCTGCATTTTCTTTAATTTTTTCTTCAGAATATCCGCGCATTTCAAGCCTTTTTTTCAGCTCGGGAGGGTAAGCCCTGAGAACAATTGCGATGTCTGTTATGTGGTGAGCAAGATGGCTTTCCAGAATTACTATCCCGTTTGTTGACTCTTTTTCCATTTCATTAATTATTCCAGTAAGGCGGCTTCGGATAAGCTCTATATCCGCAACTACTGCATTCCTTTCTTCATCAATTTCTGTGTAGAGGTGTTCTTCTTTTATCAGGTCGTTTAGATAGATTACCTTCCATCCTCTGCGTTTTTCAAGGAGCCTGCTAACTGAAGTTTTTCCCGTCCCGGGAGTACCTGTGAGTCCTATGAGCATGGAGAAGAAGATAAGGTTTTATCGCAGTTATACTTAATCCCGATTAAGCCGGGATTAGAATTTCAGTCCTTGAAAGGAGGTCTGCAAATTCATAAGGGTCTTCGGGGTTAACGGTTTCATTATACACTTTTCCAAAAAGACGGGCTACGTGAGCAAAGGGTATGAACTCCTCCCGGTAAATGTCATACCACTTCCTGTGAAACAGAAAAAGTGCCTGATTATAAAAATATCAGGCCGAAAATACATTAAACAGAAACTTCAACAACGTGCTGGAACCGGGTAACAATATATTTTTCCACGCGGATTTTCAGAAAAACCGTTGTGGGAGAGTGCAAAAAGTCCGTAAGGTACGGATGACAGATTTGAGTATTTCCTGGTTGCTTTCGTAGTAGAAAAAAGAATATATTTAAGCTTCTCATCCGAGGCGAAGGCAACAATGCTCGCGTAAGGTGCTGTTCCGTTTTGAGTCGCCAGGACGGCAAAGGGCTGTGATTCAAAAAACTCTTTAAGCTGCTCAAGCAATTTTTTTCTTCGAGCCCTATCTTCTTTACAGGGGTTTCCTCTTCGTTTTCTTCCGGTCCTTGAGAATTGCAGATGCAATCTCATCTTTCATACTACAACTCCCGTTATTTGTTGTTTCCTGCTTCTTCCTGAAACCTTTAAATCACTGGCATAAATTTATTTTATTTCTTCAAAGTTCCGATAACGGGAAAGTCTTTAAATATTTCCGGACCGTGAGGTGCTTCATCCATTTCTTGCGTAAGGTCCCGGCCGGAGTCATGAAGTCCCTGATGAGTGCCGTCTTCCCACATATAACTCTCTGATACATCGTATACCTGGCCATCATATACAATGTAAATCTTGCCATTCTTACCGTTATACTCTGAAAGTTCTTCAAGTGTAAACTCTTTCATTTTCCATATCCTCCATTTCTTTCATTCACAATATAATAAATTTACAATATAATAATCTGGCTTTTACAATGTTTCTGCGGTCTGCTCAGCCTGAGCACCCTCAAACATTAAGCAGCTTTAACATCTCTCTGGTTTCGGTTGTAGGGAGCTGACACTCATAATCTTGGCAGACATATGCAGTTGCTTTTCCTTCGACAGGAAGCTGTTCTTTTGTGTATTTTGCCAGGTCAGTAATTTCGGGATTTTCTCCTTCTGGCCTGAAAATCAGCACCTTATTGGGCACGAAATAATTCCAGATCTCTTCCAGCATACGTTCTGTGTCAAAAGCTCCGGGCTTTCCTGAAATAATTACCTCATATGAAGGCCCAAGCCTGAAATCAAGGGCAGACAGAAACTGGGTATATCCGGAAGGCGCTTTTATGATCAGCTTTGAAAATGCGCGTTCGAGTCTGTCAGCAGTTTCTTCGAGCTCAGGGTCTGCAATTATCCTGGAGAGACGCAGAAGGTTCAACATTTCAATTGAGTTTCCGGATGGTATCGCTGAATCTGTGAACTCCTTTTTTCTGAAGATAAGAGCCTCGCTGTCGTTGGCTGTAAAGTAGAGTCCGCCATTAACAGGGTCCCAGAAATGTTCGAGCAGTTCTTTGTTCAGGGAAATTGCAGCTTTGAGGTAGCGCAGTTCGAATCCTGCCTCATAAAGCTCCAGGAGCCCGTGTATCAGGAAGGCATAATCATCGGAAGTTCCTGAGATTCCTGCAGCTCCTTCCCTGTAGCGGTGAAGCAGCCTGCTTTCGGGATTGTAAAGGGTTTCAATGATAAAATTCGCAGCTTTTTCTGCGGCTTCCAGATACTTCTGCTCTCCGAAAACCTGAAAGCCCTTTGCAAAGGCTGCAATCATAAGCCCGTTCCAATCTGTAAGGATTTTATCATCCATTGAAGGCCTTTTGCGCTCATACCTGGCTTTAAGGAGTTTCTCTCTGGCAGCCTTCACCCGCTTTTTAACTTCTTCTACGGGAATTTTAAGTTCGGCTGCAAGAGACCCCGGAGAATGGACCATATAGAAGAGATTTGTTCCGGTTTTCCTGCCCCTTATTTCTTCTTCAAAGTTTCCTCCCTCTCTCAAATTGAACATTTTAATAATCAGTTCGGAATCTTCAGGACCAAGGATACTCCTTACTTCTTCAATTGTCCACAGATAGTATTTTCCTTCTTCTCCTTCAACATCTGCATCCTCGCCACAGTAAAACCCACCTTCCGGTGCTGTCAGGTCTCTTAGCACATAGTCAAGGATTCCTTCTGCTGTTTCTTTATACAGGTCTTTTCCTGTAACCTGATAGGCTTCTGTATATGCAACTGCGGTAAGGGCCTGGTCATATAACATTTTCTCGAAGTGAGGCAGAAGCCACATATTGTCCGTAGAATAACGGTGGAAACCCGAGCCAAGATGGTCATAGATTCCTCCGCTGCGCATATTATCAAGGGTATGTTCCACCATATGAAGCGCTTCAGGGTTTCCGCTGCGCCTCCAGTAACGGAGCAAAAAGGAAATCTTATGTGGGGTCGGGAACTTTGGAGCTCCTTCAAAACCTCCGTATTCAGCATCAAACGAATTAAGCATTTCATCGTAGGCTTCCTCGATTATCTCTTCCCCGAGCCCCTCCCCTGCAGACTCTGCAATCATGTTCTGGATAGTAGATGTAATCTTTTCAGCCGAATCAAGCACATCTTCATACTGCTGGTTCCAGATTTCTTTTATCCTGGGAACCAGTTCCAGCATTCCGGTCTGATTGAAACGGGATTTTTTAGGTATGTAGGTGCCTGCAAAAAACGGCTTCTTTCCCGGAGTCATTATGATATTGAGAGGCCATCCCCCTCTCCCGAGGATGATCTGGCAGACAGTCATGTAAATGTTATCAATATCAGGCCGTTCCTCCCTGTCGACTTTTATGGAAACAAAAGCATCGTTCATGAGCTCTGCAACTTCTTCGTCCTCAAAAGATTCATGTGCCATCACATGACACCAGTGGCAGGTAGAGTATCCGATTGAGAGAAAAACAGGCTTATTTTCTGTTCTGGCTTTTTCGAAAGCCTCTTTTCCCCATGAGTACCAGTCCACAGGATTATAGGCATGCTGTAGAAGATAAGGACTTTTTTCATTAATCAGGCGGTTAGGTTTTCTTTGTTCTTTTCCCAGTATTATCCCCCCTGCTTTTCTTCAAGATACAAATCCGCCTTTCGAACCCTAAAATGTATTCTCCACACGAATAAGGATTAAATTCTTTAAAAGTATCCATAATAGCTCCTCTCAACCAAATAAGTAATTACGAGATATTTTATCCCTACTGGGCAATCTTGTCGGATAGACTTGATCACATTTCTGGACATTTTTACTTTCTTGGGCTTGCAATAAGTCCTCAAAGATGCTGATGATTCCAGGAACTGAAAAATCAGATATAGCCAACTTTCCCCAGTTAACATAGTCCTCCCCTGAATATTAATATAACGGTGATTTCGGAGCTATTTTTCTTGCAGAATGCCGGTTAGAAGGGCAATTTAAAAAAGAAAAAGTATGGAATCTGTACAGTACGAAAAAAGAATTTATACTTGAATGTAAAGATTACAGGTTAACACTGAGATTAATTGCTAATAATATTCAGGTACTCTTTTCTACAATTTTTAAATGCCTCAGGACACTTCCCGGTTTTTTAACGGTAGAAGCTGCCCCAGTTCTTCGTTCTTTTCCCCGTGTTTTCCTACTCCAAGGAAATTTATAATTTTTGAGACACGGTATGAGTGCTCGCGCTTTTTTTCTTCTTTTCGCGCCTGATATACTCTGACTGAACGAAGAAGGTCGATTTTTCTAAACTCGGGCCAGAAAGGAGCGCAGAAATAAGTTGCACACTCGCTACCGTTAGCCTGCCATGGCAGGAAATTGGATACTCTTTCATCTCCTCCCGTGCGGATAATCAGATCTACATTCGGGACGGAGACTCCCGGAGCAGGGTAGAGGTGTTTTGAAATCAGGTTTTCGTTAACATCCTCAAGAGAAAGTCTTCCGCTGGACACGCAGACTGCAATATCCCTTACAGCCTGCATTATATCCTGTCTTCCTCCATAAGCAATAGCCACGTTCAGATTGTATTTTCTGTGTTGTTCGGTAGCTTTTTCAATCATATCAATGGAATCTTTAAGGAAATCCGGTAACTTTGTTCTGTCCCCTATAACCCTGACTTGCATCTCTTTATCATAGGTTCTATTATCGGTATAAAGCTTCAGAAATTTCTCATTAATCAGGTTAAAGAGCCCATCAACCTCTTCTTCCGAACGCTGGAAATTTTCCGTGGAAAAGGCATAGAGAGTGAGCTGTTTTACTCCTATCTCATAGCACCACTCAATAACCTGCTCAGTAACTTCCGCTCCCATAGCGTGTCCAAAACTTCTAGCTCTTCCCAGTTGGCCGGCAAATCTGCGGTTTCCATCCATAATTACAGCTATATGTTCAGGGATTTCAGAACTCAGAATCTCTTTTTCAAGCATCTGCTCATATTTATGGTAGAACTCGCTGAAAGTCCAGTTTTTTATGAAACGAAGCCCTGCCCGGAAGGCTCCTTTATTCCACGGCATCATCTTTAGGCTAACTATCTGTTTTCCCCCTGGCAGTATAATAGGTAGAAGGAATATTATAGGTAACAGAAATGTTCGTATACATTTTTTGCGGTATGGAGTTCAATTTTCCTTAGATTTAAAAAGTTAATTTTTTTCACCGAGAGTTTTAATCAACTACATTTATTTACTAATTTTTAACTTTATATTTTCCTTCACGATAATCCAAATTAACTGAGATAGTGTTACTCTATTTTGTGCGTTTATATATAATAAGTATATGTGAATAGAAAAGCTATTTGATCTATTAATAGGAATCGCAACTAAGTATAAAAACGATTTTTATATTTTTTTGAGATAATTGTGCTGGCACTCCTGTATGATAGGGCTAGAGACTAGTGTCGCGTCAGTAATAATATGTCGTATAAAATCGATTACGGATATTCAAAATCATTCAATCTTTGAAGATTGACGCAACACCAGGCTATCAAATCCAAGGAACAGTTAAGCATTAATGATACCTATTTTTAATGGAATGCTCGTCTTCGATATATCTGTTTTTCATCTTCAGAAAAAAGAATTTTTTTATAGAGCTTCTAAACCTGTAATTTATTAATTTGCTATCTTTCATCTGTTAAACAAACAGAATCGAACAGGAGATCTGGAAAGTTCGCATTACATAAAAACAGGGTTTACAGCAATAAGGCGGCTCAGTAATTCTCAAGAACAGAGCCGACAATATTTTTATAATTCTCTTTCAGGGAATACACATTGTGATCCCCGGTGACATTTATGCTCAGGATTCCAAGCCTCGTATTCATAAGCCCGACCATGGCTGACACTCCCCGGTAGCTTACCTCGAAATCTCCTTTGTCGAGGAAGTCATAAACTTCACCGGTGGTGAACTTGTCTCCGGTCAGGAAGAGATTGAGCACAACCTTGCGTATCCCGTTTTCGTCCCTGCCGAGATACTTTATCAATCTCGCTCTTACCCTTTCTTCCGCAGTCTGCAGTTTCGGACACCTCAGTTTTAATGATAAATTTGTATTATGTTCTTTTTATTACATTCATCCTGTGCTGGTTGTTATTTCCAAACAGGTGCGACTCCCTTGAAGGGGTTCTAAGAATCGAATACCCTATATCCTTATCGTTTATATATTTTAGGATTACTTTTTTTTAAATATTTATATTTAAGTATTCTCTGGATCTACAGATATCTTATAGGTCCGGCGGCCGATGCCGAAAATACCAGATCCTGTCGTTTTTTAAGAGGAAAACTGATAATAAATCATTCTTTTGTTTTAGAAATATTGCTTTATATTTTTTAGTAAAGATATTTAAAAGAAAAAAAAATCTGAAACTGTCTAACTTGGGACTATCTAATTTTATACTGTAGAAATTCTGATTTTATACTGGTAGAAGTATTCAAACAGTGTTCAAACTCCTCTGGAATAAAGGGATTTAAGAATAGATTTAAAAAATGAGCTGCTCCAGAGGCAGATTGATATTTACTGACTGTAATATATAGATGGAACTGTATGTACGCCGGAAATTTATTGGTCTCTTCGATTCCTCTCAAAAATATACTTCACCTGTGGGAAGAGAATGATATTCTGATCTTTCTTATTGATCTGGATAATTATGATACGCTCAGTACGGAGTATCTCAATAATACCGAAAAAGAAGATCTGGAAAAACTTCAAACATTATATTTCAAAAAAAGATTTATTGTCTCCAGGACTGTTTTGAAACACATTCTACGTTGTCTCCTTAAACTTGAGTCTATTCTGGATATCTCTACTTATAAAGACAGGTACGGAGAAGTCCATATACTCAACCATGAAGAGCTGCATATCTGTATTTCCTACTCAGAAGACATTGTAGCTCTTGCAGTATCAAAAACCAGGGTTGGTATTGATATCGAAGCTAAAAGACCTCTTGCGCTAAAAAATACTTTAAAATATCTTCAAACAACATCTTCATACACAGGAGACTCAGTAAGCGATACTAACTTTTTAAAGATGTGGACTTTAAAAGAAGCTTATTGTAAATTTTCTAACAAAGGCATGCTTTCCTCTCTTTACAAAGAACCTGATTTCAATAATGCCTGGTATTCAAATTATACATTAAACAATAAATATATCTTCTCTATCGTTACTGACTCGAATCCTCATACTATTAGTATAAGCCGGCTTGAGATATTGACTATAGTTTAAAGTATTGACTATGGTTTAGTTGACAAATAAA
The genomic region above belongs to Methanosarcina horonobensis HB-1 = JCM 15518 and contains:
- the fpoF gene encoding F420H2 dehydrogenase subunit FpoF; its protein translation is MPPKIAEVIEHDVCAACGACEAVCPIGAVSVKKAAEIRDPNDLSLYVKGAGYQVCEGCLTCSRICPVVDGFIGDELSNVRTFFAAKSKDNIGSQDGGVTSGILKTLFKKGEIDCAVGITRNENWEPEVVLLTSAEDVERTRGTKYTSDPVVAALREAFEKYDRIAVVGVPCQAHASRLIRENVNEKIVLIIGLLCMESFHHEVMLHKIIPEIMKVNVQDILKMEFTKGKFWVYTKDGEVHSVPIKDVAKYARNPCHHCCDYTSVFADISVGSVGAPDGWNSVFIRTEIGEKYFDKVRDEMEIMEDPKPGLELVGKLIEMKRKNNAEHFLEVCKEFSFETGIRNETI
- a CDS encoding nicotinamide-nucleotide adenylyltransferase, which gives rise to MTRAFYIGRFQPYHFGHHAVITRIAEEVDELVIGIGSAQKSHEATDPFTAGERVLMLYNALEHLPIRHYVLPIEDVRYNSIWVHHVVSRTPRFDVVYSNNPLVIQLFREAGFCVKESPLYIRERYSGTEIRRRMIEGEKWEHLVPKPVVEAIKGFDGVTRLRNVSTSDSNFSL
- a CDS encoding adenylate kinase family protein translates to MLIGLTGTPGTGKTSVSRLLEKRRGWKVIYLNDLIKEEHLYTEIDEERNAVVADIELIRSRLTGIINEMEKESTNGIVILESHLAHHITDIAIVLRAYPPELKKRLEMRGYSEEKIKENAEAEAIDLILAEAFEWCDRVYEVNTTGRTAEETAGDVERIIDHLLSGKEEELQEYTPGSLDWIDSVP
- a CDS encoding pyridoxamine 5'-phosphate oxidase family protein, with protein sequence MRLHLQFSRTGRKRRGNPCKEDRARRKKLLEQLKEFFESQPFAVLATQNGTAPYASIVAFASDEKLKYILFSTTKATRKYSNLSSVPYGLFALSHNGFSENPRGKIYCYPVPARC
- a CDS encoding cytochrome b5 domain-containing protein, with product MKEFTLEELSEYNGKNGKIYIVYDGQVYDVSESYMWEDGTHQGLHDSGRDLTQEMDEAPHGPEIFKDFPVIGTLKK
- a CDS encoding thioredoxin domain-containing protein; the encoded protein is MILGKEQRKPNRLINEKSPYLLQHAYNPVDWYSWGKEAFEKARTENKPVFLSIGYSTCHWCHVMAHESFEDEEVAELMNDAFVSIKVDREERPDIDNIYMTVCQIILGRGGWPLNIIMTPGKKPFFAGTYIPKKSRFNQTGMLELVPRIKEIWNQQYEDVLDSAEKITSTIQNMIAESAGEGLGEEIIEEAYDEMLNSFDAEYGGFEGAPKFPTPHKISFLLRYWRRSGNPEALHMVEHTLDNMRSGGIYDHLGSGFHRYSTDNMWLLPHFEKMLYDQALTAVAYTEAYQVTGKDLYKETAEGILDYVLRDLTAPEGGFYCGEDADVEGEEGKYYLWTIEEVRSILGPEDSELIIKMFNLREGGNFEEEIRGRKTGTNLFYMVHSPGSLAAELKIPVEEVKKRVKAAREKLLKARYERKRPSMDDKILTDWNGLMIAAFAKGFQVFGEQKYLEAAEKAANFIIETLYNPESRLLHRYREGAAGISGTSDDYAFLIHGLLELYEAGFELRYLKAAISLNKELLEHFWDPVNGGLYFTANDSEALIFRKKEFTDSAIPSGNSIEMLNLLRLSRIIADPELEETADRLERAFSKLIIKAPSGYTQFLSALDFRLGPSYEVIISGKPGAFDTERMLEEIWNYFVPNKVLIFRPEGENPEITDLAKYTKEQLPVEGKATAYVCQDYECQLPTTETREMLKLLNV
- the uppS gene encoding polyprenyl diphosphate synthase, with the protein product MPWNKGAFRAGLRFIKNWTFSEFYHKYEQMLEKEILSSEIPEHIAVIMDGNRRFAGQLGRARSFGHAMGAEVTEQVIEWCYEIGVKQLTLYAFSTENFQRSEEEVDGLFNLINEKFLKLYTDNRTYDKEMQVRVIGDRTKLPDFLKDSIDMIEKATEQHRKYNLNVAIAYGGRQDIMQAVRDIAVCVSSGRLSLEDVNENLISKHLYPAPGVSVPNVDLIIRTGGDERVSNFLPWQANGSECATYFCAPFWPEFRKIDLLRSVRVYQARKEEKKREHSYRVSKIINFLGVGKHGEKNEELGQLLPLKNREVS
- a CDS encoding DUF2551 domain-containing protein translates to MIKYLGRDENGIRKVVLNLFLTGDKFTTGEVYDFLDKGDFEVSYRGVSAMVGLMNTRLGILSINVTGDHNVYSLKENYKNIVGSVLENY
- a CDS encoding 4'-phosphopantetheinyl transferase family protein — protein: MYAGNLLVSSIPLKNILHLWEENDILIFLIDLDNYDTLSTEYLNNTEKEDLEKLQTLYFKKRFIVSRTVLKHILRCLLKLESILDISTYKDRYGEVHILNHEELHICISYSEDIVALAVSKTRVGIDIEAKRPLALKNTLKYLQTTSSYTGDSVSDTNFLKMWTLKEAYCKFSNKGMLSSLYKEPDFNNAWYSNYTLNNKYIFSIVTDSNPHTISISRLEILTIV